A region of Lepeophtheirus salmonis chromosome 13, UVic_Lsal_1.4, whole genome shotgun sequence DNA encodes the following proteins:
- the LOC121128415 gene encoding neuronal acetylcholine receptor subunit alpha-6 gives MEKLITPSIIILFSVATASANSVIAEHESLMHDLFASYSVFSGPYHSNKPLLIGFHLTPIYIDVTEDGFIEGEFWYNLAWNDFRLRWDEEARNIRDLHISKEIIWTPDIVPLSGDVVETIDDRRSAILDYKGEIIFFPRVFLRGRCNGVDLWNPWKEFNCSLKYGSWSHTKEYLDFTNIVQSEPIFFNDLSNPVNVIRISVSKEYENRNNDDKIYAVINIKLTLKRNRLIYSKSIIPNPHTTPSTWSKAYDTIKSYSFGIL, from the exons ATGGAGAAACTCATAACTCCAAGCATTATCATCTTATTTTCAGTAGCTACTGCATCAGCCAACTCCGTCATCGCAGAGCACGAATCTCTCATGCATGATCTATTTGCTTCTTATAGTGTCTTCAGTGGTCCTTATCATTCAAACAAACCCCTACTGATTGGTTTCCATTTAACTCCAATCTATATAGACGTAACGGAGGACGGATTTATTGAAGGAGAATTTTGGTACAACTTGGCATGGAATGATTTCCGACTGCGATGGGATGAAGAGGCTCGTAATATAAGAGACCTTCACATATCCAAGGAGATTATTTGGACACCAGATATTGTACCTCTTTCTGG GGACGTGGTTGAGACTATTGATGACAGAAGGAGCGCTATTCTGGATTATAAAGGggaaatcatatttttcccaAGAGTATTTCTACGAGGACGCTGCAATGGTGTTGATTTATGGAATCCATGGAAGGAATTTAATTGTTCACTAAAGTATGGGTCATGGAGTCACACTAAGGAGTACTTGGACTTTACAAATATAGTCCAATCCGAACCaatcttttttaatgatttatcgAATCCAGTTAAT GTTATAAGAATCTCAGTATCCAAAGAGTATGAAAACCGGAACAATGACGATAAAATCTATGCTGTCATCAACATTAAATTAACTCTGAAGCGGAATCGATTGATATATTCCAAATCAATCATACCCAATCCTCATACAACGCCCTCTACTTGGTCTAAAGCATATGACACCATTAAAAGCTATTCGTTTGGTATTCTCTAA
- the LOC121127662 gene encoding uncharacterized protein, whose protein sequence is MKTRPNSKAMEESTPLLKSSKWCLIRHVKTGRVLDVAPDSEFVIAYPTVHRGPNQLWKWDGSSLVSRDGFGLLRHEKEGKVIKSKSLEKSQQFTFGEDGIFITDDKLVLGFRAGNLTLETCSDNKAFEEQRWELIETDDHENYEAKPATSCHLRYDIVDPYFKNRDEWKLSCSVKVKSSTECTYFCVVGWSPGGYAGIQEIDSNNKIAIFTLWDGDELLDPAIEVKRGEGVTISEFDGEGHGLKCTKKIDWKLKEKILVTVEGKFNSGEGFWYVTCKIIQRKKEYLIATLKRQKSALEIDGYYSFIEDWNRTPGAAGHNVERCALFSEPKYNDQCLEKMTFTKVVTGHDSYAKEKTKAKRTGGQVVTMLSGGKKSFPLCENGMDIELKAKSGFLCF, encoded by the exons ATGAAAACGCGACCCAATAGTAAAGCCATGGAAGAGTCGACTCCTCTTCTTAAGAGTAGCAAATGGTGTCTAATTCGTCATGTGAAGACAGGTCGTGTTCTTGACGTGGCACCTGATTCCGAATTTGTTATCGCCTATCCCACTGTGCATAGGGGTCCAAATCAATTATGGAAATGGGATGGATCCTCTTTGGTCTCACGAGATGGCTTTGGACTTCTAAGGCATGAAAAAGAGGGAAAAGTTATTAAATCCAAGTCCCTTGAAAAGTCCCAACAATTTACGTTTGGGGAGGATGGGATATTTATCACGGATGATAAATTAGTTTTAGGATTCAGAG CTGGAAATCTCACCCTGGAGACATGTTCTGACAATAAAGCCTTTGAGGAACAAAGATGGGAACTTATTGAAACGGATGACCATGAGAACTACGAGGCAAAGCCCGCCACTTCTTGTCATTTGCGCTATGACATTGTTGAcccatatttcaaaaacagGGATGAGTGGAAGCTGTCTTGTTCAGTCAAAGTCAAGTCATCCACAGAGTGCACTTATTTCTGTGTTGTCGGATGGAGTCCAGGAGGATATGCAG GGATACAAGAAATTGACTCAAACAATAAAATAGCTATATTTACTCTCTGGGATGGAGATGAGCTTTTAGATCCTGCCATTGAAGTCAAGCGTGGAGAGGGTGTAACCATTTCAGAATTTGATGGAGAAG GTCATGGTTTGAAATGTACGAAGAAAATTGATTGGAAACTGAAGGAGAAAATTTTAGTCACAGTAGAAGGGAAATTTAACTCTGGTGAAGGATTTTGGTATGTGACATGTAAAATTATTCAACGTAAAAAGGAGTATTTAATTGCCACTCTAAAACGTCAAAAGAGTGCATTGGAAATTGACGGATATTACTCCTTTATTGAGGATTGGAATCGAACTCCTGGAGCTGCTGGTCATAACGTTGAGCGTTGTGCTCTCTTTTCTGAGCCCAAATACAATGATCAATGCTTGGAAAAAATGACCTTTACAAAAGTAGTTACTGGACATGATTCATAtgcaaaagaaaaaaccaaGGCAAAACGAACCGGAGGACAGGTTGTAACAATGTTGAGTGGCGGTAAAAAGTCTTTCCCACTCTGTGAAAACGGAATGGATATCGAATTGAAGGCCAAGTCCggatttttgtgtttttaa
- the LOC121127749 gene encoding uncharacterized protein has product MILQTRLLTDAEVKDLGSLIPENCQGIAMTVVRLFFANPTKSDWDLQGTGAICLMKDYSRRSHYMQFLKADPKEVHWEQELYLELRLKFRSDRFYEFEGDSGSIGIQFADLSESEIFVSAVESVLTKKLERIKRRDNKRKIHDTAPELNNNTSKRGTKDVAASASSSNERDNESNFFSNINIFNRNRSRRSKKKRPEISEPSDFKHVTMHRDGKIVEDFGGLDDSVKHLLFMAGVNSNEILEDPKKQREIFQFLRKNNSDIEIINNHRETYSKGPRRVPPPPPTRSSNTAISNLDSKSIPPAPPLGKKPSLSPLKHPSIKPPPPPRTAPSTPAFKPDPPPPSNHFNHSVRHPKPKQSSSGRPNPPPPPPPPPPSVISIGSSAQSSLPPPPSVITAGSTAKSSQLPPPPPPPAKPPVRTSSNPSFPPPPPPSSAKSLHHVALARSHSKSSKNYSFPSPPTYTKSSNPSFPPPPPPSSNKLINYSAPPISSGKSSHSSVPPPPPPPSSSKSSLSSVPPPPILSSNSSAPPPPPSATTTTTTSPSNEQSHVKSKPSSSGPPPPPSGGSKPAFDICSAIKNASGTLQPVKPFEKKAVPEGRSALLDSIVNGGKKIQLKSVAERICKENVEATPETPTTLTEVLQIALLKIKNDVQVSSESEDGSNNDSDSSEWSDDESYQQKLEKFVSL; this is encoded by the exons ATGATTCTCCAAACAAGACTTTTAACGGATGCAGAGGTCAAAGATCTGGGATCTCTCATCCCTGAGAATTGCCAAGGGATTGCCATGACGGTCGTTCGATTATTCTTTGCAAACCCAACGAAATCCGACTGGGACTTGCAAGGAACTGGCGCCATTTGCCTCATGAAGGACTATTCGCGGCGATCGCATTACATGCAG TTCTTGAAAGCGGATCCCAAGGAAGTGCATTGGGAACAAGAGCTCTACCTGGAACTAAGGCTCAAATTTCGGAGTGATCGATTCTACGAATTCGAAGGGGACTCTGGCTCTATTGGGATTCAGTTTGCGGATTTGTCCGAGTCAGAGATCTTTGTATCTGCAGTGGAGTCTGTTTTAACTAAAAAGTTGGAAAGGATCAAGAGACGTGATAACAA GAGAAAGATCCATGATACGGCTCCGGAGCTCAATAACAACACATCAAAAAGGGGCACAAAGGATGTTGCTGCTTCAGCTTCTTCTTCTAATGAGAGAGACAATGAGAGTAActtcttttctaatattaatatattcaatcgCAACAGAAGTCGAAGATCTAAAAAGAAGCGTCCCGAAATATCAGAACCTTCAGACTTTAAACATGTCACAATGCACAGGGATGGAAAGATTGTGGAAGACTTTGGTGGGCTGGATGATAGTGTGAAGCATTTGCTATTCATGGCGGGTGTCAATTCCAATGAAATTCTAGAAGATCCGAAGAAGCAACGCGAAATTTTTCAATTCCTTCGCAAGAACAACTCTGATAtcgaaataattaataatcatagaG AAACCTATTCCAAGGGTCCTAGAAGAGTTCCGCCTCCACCTCCTACTAGGTCTTCTAATACTGCAATATCAAACCTCGATAGCAAATCTATTCCTCCTGCTCCTCCTTTGGGGAAAAAACCTTCTTTGTCTCCACTCAAGCATCCTTCTATTAAGCCTCCTCCCCCTCCACGTACGGCACCTTCCACACCTGCATTTAAGCCAGATCCACCGCCGCCTTCCAATCATTTTAACCATTCAGTTCGTCATCCCAAACCGAAACAGTCAAGTTCTGGTAGACCTAATCCACCCCCTCCACCGCCTCCGCCACCCCCATCAGTTATTTCAATTGGTTCATCTGCTCAATCTTCTCTTCCCCCACCGCCATCAGTTATTACGGCTGGTTCTACTGCAAAATCCTCTCAGTTACCACCACCGCCCCCTCCTCCTGCAAAACCACCTGTTAGAACTTCGTCTAATCCTTCATTTCCCCCTCCACCCCCTCCTTCCTCTGCTAAATCGCTTCATCACGTTGCATTGGCTAGATCACATTCCAAATCCTCAAAAAACTATTCATTCCCATCTCCCCCTACATATACCAAATCCTCAAACCCCTCATTTCCACCACCACCGCCCCCTTCgtctaataaattaattaactattccGCCCCTCCTATTTCATCTGGTAAATCATCTCATTCCTCGGTCCCTCCTCCGCCACCTCCACCTTCGTCTTCCAAATCTTCCCTTTCCTCGGTCCCTCCCCCACCAATTTTGTCATCCAATTCTTCGGCTCCACCGCCACCCCCCTCcgccaccaccaccaccaccacctccCCCTCGAATGAACAATCCCACGTTAAGAGTAAACCATCTTCATCTGGGCCACCTCCGCCGCCCTCGGGTGGTTCGAAACCGGCTTTTGATATCTGCTCTGCCATCAAAAACGCTTCAGGAACTCTTCAGCCTGTCAAACCCTTTGAGAAAAAGGCTGTACCTGAAGGACGCTCTGCTTTATTAGACTCTATTGTGAACGGAGGAAAAAAGATTCAGTTGAAGTCAGTGGCGGAACGGATATGTAAGGAAAATGTGGAGGCAACCCCGGAAACACCCACTACTCTCACAGAAGTATTGCAAATAGCGCTTCTTAAGATTAAGAATGATGTACAAGTATCATCAGAGAGTGAGGATGGCTCCAATAATGACTCTGACAGTTCTGAGTGGTCAGATGATGAGAGCTATCAACAAAAGTTAGAAAAGTTTGTCAGTTTATAA